One Stenotrophomonas maltophilia R551-3 genomic window, TCGGCCAGGTCCTCGCGGTTGGCGGCTTCGAACTGGCTGACCGAGTCCTTGCGCTGCTTGACCATCTTGTCGAGCACGGCGATCACGGCGGTGTCATCCAGCTCGATGCGCTCGTCCACTTCACGCTGCTTGATGGCGGCGTTGATCAGGCGGATCACGCCCAGCTTGTGCTTCTCGCCCGCCTTCATGGCGGCCTTCATGTCTTCGGTGAGCTGCAGCTTCATGCTCATGAGGAACCTCGTGGTGGTGGTGGGGCGGGGCGGATGCCCGAACCCGGAAACGCAAAAAGCCGGCGACGCTCGCGCGTGCCGGCTTCGGCTCCATCGCGACAGGCAAGCCCATCGCAATGAAGATGCGTCCGATCAGTACAGGCGCTGACGCTTGGTGACGTCGCGCGACGAGCGGCGCAGCTGACGCTTCACAGCAGCGGCGGCCTTGCGCTTGCGCTCCTGGGTCGGCTTTTCGTAGAACTCGCGCTTGCGGGTTTCGGCCAGCACACCGGCCTTTTCGCAAGTGCGCTTGAAGCGGCGAAGAGCAAACTCGAAGGGCTCGTTCTCGCGGACTTTGACGCTGGGCATGGAATCTCCGGGACACAGTAGAACCGGGTCACGCCCGGCGAGCCGCACATTATAGCGGCGAATAGACAAACTGCAAGCGGCCAACCCTGAATACGGGCCAGAGGTTCGAAAGCAGTGA contains:
- the rpsU gene encoding 30S ribosomal protein S21, with product MPSVKVRENEPFEFALRRFKRTCEKAGVLAETRKREFYEKPTQERKRKAAAAVKRQLRRSSRDVTKRQRLY
- a CDS encoding GatB/YqeY domain-containing protein, whose protein sequence is MSMKLQLTEDMKAAMKAGEKHKLGVIRLINAAIKQREVDERIELDDTAVIAVLDKMVKQRKDSVSQFEAANREDLAEIERAEIVVIEAYLPAKMGEAEIVAAIQAAIAETGASGPTDMGKLMGALKPKLAGQADMGLVSKLVKQQLA